A stretch of Amycolatopsis balhimycina FH 1894 DNA encodes these proteins:
- a CDS encoding RNA polymerase sigma factor, translated as MGGITGGRATPLPSDTELLERLRSGDESAYALLLDAWSGKLMRVARYFVTTNDSARELVQETWLAVLRGITGFEGRSSLKTWVFRILVNAAKRRSAQESRTIPWSSVVQAEDAGPTIDPSRFRGPGDPYPGDWWAYPAAWPTPEQEAMAAEIRNQVASALTELPERQQIVLTLRDVEGHTSEEVCAILEISAANQRVLLHRARAAVRKRLEDYFAAASPAEDPDAVAP; from the coding sequence GTGGGAGGAATTACTGGAGGACGAGCAACACCGCTCCCGTCGGACACCGAACTCCTCGAGCGACTGCGGAGCGGTGATGAAAGCGCGTACGCACTGCTCCTGGACGCATGGTCCGGAAAACTGATGCGCGTGGCGAGGTACTTCGTCACCACCAACGATTCGGCACGCGAGCTGGTGCAGGAGACCTGGCTGGCCGTGCTGCGCGGAATAACCGGCTTCGAGGGCCGCTCGTCGCTGAAGACCTGGGTCTTCCGGATCCTGGTGAACGCCGCCAAACGGCGTAGCGCGCAAGAAAGCCGCACCATTCCCTGGAGCAGCGTCGTCCAGGCCGAGGACGCCGGTCCCACCATCGACCCGAGCCGTTTCCGCGGCCCCGGTGATCCGTACCCCGGAGATTGGTGGGCCTATCCGGCCGCGTGGCCGACCCCGGAACAGGAGGCAATGGCCGCGGAAATCAGGAATCAGGTCGCCTCGGCCCTCACGGAATTGCCCGAACGACAGCAGATCGTGCTCACGCTGCGCGATGTCGAAGGCCACACCTCCGAAGAGGTCTGCGCGATCTTGGAGATCTCCGCCGCGAATCAACGCGTATTGCTGCATCGCGCGCGAGCAGCCGTCCGAAAGCGGCTCGAAGACTATTTCGCGGCCGCATCCCCCGCCGAAGACCCGGACGCGGTCGCGCCGTGA
- a CDS encoding helix-turn-helix transcriptional regulator, with protein sequence MYGTSERLLRLLSLLQARRDWPGADLASRLEVDVRTIRRDVERLRSLGYPVHATPGVAGGYRLGAGAALPPLLLDDDEAVAVAVGLRTAASGTVSGIEETSVRALAKLEQVLPARLRPRVGALHAATLSLPGAGPTVDAEVLTTIASACRDHERLRFGYGDRDGTRTQRSVEPLRLVHTGRRWYLVAFDLDRADWRTFRVDRIADVPVTSFRFTPREPPAEDLAAYVSRQISTAPYPHRFVLRVAAPAEAVARRVPPTAGVVEAVDEHSCRVRTGANTLDTVPYYLAQWGFDFVIEEAPPGLVERLREVADRFARAVG encoded by the coding sequence ATGTACGGGACTTCGGAACGCCTGCTCAGGCTGCTCTCCCTGCTGCAGGCGCGGCGCGACTGGCCCGGCGCCGACCTCGCGTCGCGGCTCGAGGTCGACGTCCGCACGATCCGCCGGGACGTCGAGCGGCTGCGCTCCCTCGGCTACCCGGTGCACGCGACCCCGGGCGTGGCGGGCGGCTACCGGCTCGGCGCGGGCGCCGCGCTGCCGCCGCTGCTGCTCGACGACGACGAGGCCGTAGCGGTCGCGGTCGGCCTGCGCACAGCGGCGAGCGGCACGGTCAGCGGCATCGAGGAGACGTCGGTGCGCGCGCTGGCGAAGCTGGAGCAGGTGCTGCCCGCCCGGCTGCGGCCGCGGGTCGGCGCGCTGCACGCGGCGACGCTCTCACTGCCCGGCGCCGGCCCGACGGTCGACGCGGAGGTGCTCACCACGATCGCGTCGGCCTGCCGTGACCACGAGCGGCTGCGGTTCGGCTACGGCGACCGCGACGGCACGCGGACGCAGCGGTCGGTCGAGCCGTTGCGGCTGGTCCACACCGGGCGGCGCTGGTACCTGGTCGCCTTCGACCTCGATCGCGCCGACTGGCGCACCTTCCGCGTCGACCGGATCGCGGACGTGCCGGTGACGAGCTTCCGGTTCACCCCGCGCGAGCCCCCGGCCGAAGACCTCGCGGCGTACGTCTCGCGCCAGATTTCGACGGCGCCCTACCCGCACCGGTTCGTGCTGCGGGTGGCCGCCCCGGCGGAAGCGGTGGCGCGGCGCGTCCCGCCCACCGCCGGGGTGGTCGAGGCCGTCGACGAGCACAGCTGCCGGGTGCGGACCGGGGCGAACACCCTCGACACCGTGCCGTACTACCTGGCCCAGTGGGGTTTCGACTTCGTCATCGAGGAAGCGCCGCCCGGGCTGGTCGAGCGGCTGCGGGAGGTCGCCGACCGGTTCGCCCGGGCCGTCGGTTAG
- a CDS encoding LysR family transcriptional regulator → METRELRYFVSVAEELHFGRAAERLGIAQPPLSRTIARLERRLGVALLERTSRKVSLTEAGAVLLAEGRAILGALATAERRTQRAATNRPSLVLATKAGASRELLTKLLDAYAAEPGAVAVDLLLCESQPQQTLHDGRADVALLHLPFDATAGLDTEVLHTEGQIAILPSWHPLVVRSGVRLAEVSSLPDLPLARWPGPGGRYPDGPGAEMRNQTQLFQLIALGRTTVVMPESSRANLLEGLAAVPVLDAPPVTTVIAWPPHSRSRALAELVRVATRR, encoded by the coding sequence GTGGAGACACGGGAGCTGCGGTACTTCGTCTCGGTCGCCGAGGAGCTGCACTTCGGCCGGGCCGCCGAACGGCTGGGTATCGCCCAGCCGCCGCTGTCGCGGACGATCGCCCGGCTCGAGCGACGGCTCGGCGTCGCCTTGCTGGAACGCACCAGCCGCAAGGTCTCGCTCACCGAAGCCGGGGCGGTGCTGCTGGCCGAGGGCCGGGCGATCCTCGGTGCGCTGGCCACCGCCGAGCGGCGCACCCAGCGGGCCGCCACGAACCGGCCCTCGCTCGTTCTGGCCACGAAGGCCGGTGCCTCCCGTGAACTGCTGACGAAGCTGCTCGACGCGTACGCCGCCGAGCCGGGTGCGGTCGCCGTCGACCTGCTGCTCTGCGAATCCCAGCCCCAGCAGACACTGCACGACGGCCGGGCCGACGTGGCGCTGCTGCACCTGCCCTTCGACGCGACGGCCGGGCTCGACACCGAAGTCCTGCACACCGAGGGGCAGATCGCGATCCTGCCCAGCTGGCACCCGCTCGTTGTCCGGTCCGGCGTCCGGCTCGCGGAGGTCAGCTCCCTGCCGGACCTCCCGTTGGCCCGCTGGCCCGGCCCCGGCGGCCGCTACCCCGATGGGCCCGGCGCGGAAATGCGCAACCAGACGCAGCTCTTCCAGCTGATCGCGCTCGGCCGCACCACGGTGGTCATGCCCGAATCCAGCCGCGCCAACCTGCTCGAAGGCCTGGCCGCCGTGCCGGTCCTGGACGCACCGCCGGTGACGACGGTCATCGCCTGGCCGCCGCACAGCCGCTCCCGGGCACTCGCCGAACTGGTCCGGGTGGCCACCCGCCGCTGA
- a CDS encoding MFS transporter codes for MKTATGTHSSTEARTPAGPAGLGAAGLLTVLVGAGLSIVDFFIVNVALPTIDRTLHASPVVLQLVVAAYGIAYATLLVLGGRLGDHFGRRRLFTTGLGLFTLTSLACGLAPTAGLLVAARAAQGAAAALMVPQVLSIIQATTTGERRSKALGWWGATSGLAMIIGQLVGGVLVTADLGGLAWRPIFLVNVPIGIVCLLAVRRTVPENRAERPLGLDRAGTPLFGALVLAVLLPLMAGRVLGWPWWTWLSLAVAPILAVLFAFSQKRGEHEGRTPLLPPSLLALPSMRRGLLLSVPFFLGFGAFLFVYALTLQDGLRLDAAAAGLAITPMAAGFLVASLLSSRLTVHFGQRVVTAGAALQAVGIAVLIGTVLLEWPQVPLPALIPGMAVAGFGQGLTMTTMFRVVLSKVPAAQAGSASGVLVTVQQVSVAAGVATLGSAYLWLAEPGVLGVLDAFVGVMAVQVLVALAIVFTGRKLPDPRG; via the coding sequence ATGAAAACAGCAACCGGAACGCATTCGTCGACCGAGGCCCGGACTCCCGCCGGGCCGGCCGGTCTCGGCGCTGCGGGTCTGCTGACCGTGCTCGTGGGCGCAGGCCTGTCGATCGTCGACTTCTTCATCGTGAACGTGGCCCTGCCCACCATCGACCGCACCCTGCACGCCTCCCCGGTCGTCCTCCAGCTCGTCGTGGCGGCCTACGGCATCGCCTACGCCACGCTGCTGGTGCTCGGCGGCCGGCTCGGCGACCACTTCGGCCGCCGTCGGCTGTTCACCACCGGCCTCGGGCTGTTCACGCTCACCTCGCTCGCGTGCGGTCTCGCGCCGACCGCGGGCCTGCTGGTGGCGGCCCGGGCGGCGCAGGGCGCCGCGGCGGCGCTGATGGTGCCGCAGGTGCTCTCGATCATCCAGGCCACGACCACCGGCGAGCGGCGGTCGAAGGCTCTCGGCTGGTGGGGCGCCACCTCGGGGCTGGCGATGATCATCGGCCAGCTGGTCGGTGGCGTGCTGGTGACCGCCGACCTCGGTGGCCTGGCGTGGCGGCCGATCTTCCTGGTGAACGTGCCGATCGGCATCGTCTGCCTGCTCGCCGTCCGCCGGACGGTGCCCGAAAACCGCGCGGAGCGCCCGCTGGGCCTCGACCGCGCCGGGACACCCCTGTTCGGGGCGCTGGTCCTGGCCGTGCTGCTGCCCCTGATGGCCGGCCGGGTGCTGGGCTGGCCGTGGTGGACCTGGCTGTCGCTGGCGGTGGCCCCGATCCTCGCCGTGCTGTTCGCCTTCTCGCAGAAGCGCGGGGAACACGAGGGCCGGACCCCGTTGCTGCCGCCGTCCCTGCTGGCCTTGCCCAGCATGCGGCGCGGCCTGCTGCTGAGCGTGCCGTTCTTCCTCGGCTTCGGCGCCTTCCTGTTCGTCTACGCGCTGACCCTGCAGGACGGGCTGCGCCTCGACGCCGCGGCCGCCGGGCTCGCGATCACCCCGATGGCCGCCGGGTTCCTCGTCGCGTCCCTGCTGAGCAGCCGGTTGACCGTCCACTTCGGACAGCGGGTGGTGACCGCGGGCGCGGCGCTGCAGGCGGTGGGGATCGCCGTGCTCATCGGCACGGTCCTGCTCGAGTGGCCGCAGGTGCCGCTCCCGGCGCTGATCCCGGGCATGGCCGTGGCGGGCTTCGGGCAGGGACTGACGATGACCACGATGTTCCGCGTCGTGCTCTCGAAGGTCCCGGCGGCCCAGGCGGGCTCGGCGAGCGGCGTCCTGGTGACCGTGCAGCAGGTGTCGGTGGCCGCGGGCGTGGCCACGCTCGGCAGCGCGTACCTGTGGCTGGCCGAACCCGGGGTGCTCGGCGTCCTCGACGCCTTCGTGGGTGTCATGGCCGTCCAGGTCCTGGTCGCACTGGCGATCGTGTTCACCGGCCGGAAGCTGCCCGACCCGCGCGGGTGA
- a CDS encoding anti-sigma factor family protein produces MRNMTCQELVELVSAFIDGELDPVTERRLVDHVAICDGCGNYVDQFKQTIGALGALPDDTDGTLSAGQRDTLMAEFHKRYPPLDRGTTGDETRP; encoded by the coding sequence ATGCGGAACATGACGTGTCAGGAGCTGGTGGAACTCGTCTCGGCATTCATCGACGGGGAGCTCGACCCGGTCACCGAACGGCGGCTGGTCGACCACGTCGCCATCTGTGACGGCTGCGGCAACTACGTCGACCAGTTCAAGCAGACCATCGGCGCGCTCGGGGCACTCCCCGACGACACCGACGGCACGCTCTCGGCCGGACAACGCGACACGCTCATGGCGGAGTTCCACAAGCGCTACCCGCCGCTGGACCGCGGCACGACCGGCGACGAAACTCGCCCCTGA
- a CDS encoding isopenicillin N synthase family dioxygenase — MPSSVPLVDLSPWFAGTSEGRAEVAARIDVALQESGFLLVTGHGVPDDLRSRTRELAREFFALPEDVKQRYAVTVGGRGWLPPGVEANGYAEGTETPPDLKESYSAGADTHTGVADIDGFWFQPNVWPDEVPGLGETVTEYMRRMRALSDHVLEIFAAALGLAESHFTRHTAHPTYTFNINWYPPMSRVGTPEPDQFRIGPHTDFGTVTVLDRQAGVGGLQVCTAEGEWQDAPFHPEAFTVNIGDLMARWTGDRWRSTRHRVLPPSETAPDEDLVSLIFFYETDHDARITSLAPPLGNRVYPEVIAADYLREKLDAITMS, encoded by the coding sequence ATGCCGTCATCAGTTCCGCTCGTGGACCTTTCGCCGTGGTTCGCGGGCACGTCCGAGGGCCGCGCCGAGGTGGCGGCTCGCATCGACGTCGCGCTGCAGGAGTCCGGCTTCCTGCTGGTCACCGGGCACGGCGTCCCGGACGACCTGCGCAGCCGGACGCGTGAGCTGGCACGGGAGTTCTTCGCGCTGCCCGAGGACGTCAAGCAGCGTTACGCCGTCACCGTCGGCGGCCGCGGCTGGCTGCCGCCGGGCGTGGAGGCCAACGGCTACGCCGAGGGCACCGAGACCCCGCCGGACCTGAAGGAGTCCTACTCGGCGGGGGCGGACACCCACACCGGCGTCGCCGACATCGACGGGTTCTGGTTCCAGCCCAACGTCTGGCCGGACGAGGTACCCGGCTTGGGCGAGACGGTGACGGAGTACATGCGCCGCATGCGGGCGCTGTCGGACCACGTGCTGGAGATCTTCGCCGCGGCGCTGGGTCTCGCGGAAAGCCACTTCACGCGGCACACCGCGCACCCGACGTACACGTTCAACATCAACTGGTACCCGCCGATGAGCCGGGTCGGCACCCCGGAGCCGGACCAGTTCCGGATCGGCCCGCACACCGACTTCGGCACGGTGACGGTCCTCGACCGCCAGGCAGGCGTCGGCGGCCTGCAGGTCTGCACGGCCGAGGGCGAGTGGCAGGACGCACCGTTCCACCCGGAGGCGTTCACGGTGAACATCGGCGACCTGATGGCCCGCTGGACGGGCGACCGCTGGCGCTCGACCCGCCACCGCGTCCTCCCGCCGTCCGAGACGGCCCCGGACGAGGACCTGGTGTCCCTGATCTTCTTCTACGAGACGGACCACGACGCGCGGATCACGTCACTGGCGCCACCACTGGGCAACCGGGTCTACCCCGAGGTGATCGCGGCGGACTACCTGCGGGAAAAGCTCGACGCCATCACGATGAGCTGA
- a CDS encoding nucleoside deaminase encodes MPFDPHTLLAVAREEAELGKAEGGVPIGAALFDSAGTLLGRGHNRRVQDGDPSTHAETAAFRNAGRRPHYRDTIMVTTLSPCWYCSGLVRQFGIGHVVIGEAETFHGGHDWLAGLGVEITLLDDPACTALMTEFIAARPDLWFEDIGVEKSE; translated from the coding sequence ATGCCGTTCGATCCGCACACCCTGCTCGCCGTCGCCCGTGAAGAAGCCGAGCTGGGCAAGGCCGAGGGCGGCGTGCCGATCGGGGCCGCGCTGTTCGACTCCGCGGGTACCCTGCTCGGCCGCGGGCACAACCGGCGCGTGCAGGACGGCGACCCGTCTACGCACGCCGAGACCGCGGCGTTCCGCAACGCGGGCCGCCGCCCGCACTACCGCGATACGATCATGGTCACCACGCTCTCGCCATGCTGGTACTGCTCCGGGCTCGTCCGTCAGTTCGGGATCGGGCACGTCGTCATCGGCGAGGCGGAGACGTTCCACGGCGGGCACGACTGGCTCGCCGGGCTCGGCGTGGAGATCACCCTGCTCGACGATCCCGCCTGCACCGCGCTGATGACGGAGTTCATCGCCGCGCGCCCGGACCTGTGGTTCGAGGACATCGGGGTCGAGAAGTCCGAATAG
- a CDS encoding peptide ligase PGM1-related protein, giving the protein MPKVVVAEPEAGPPGGPDGVLCGCALLATARDEDLVLVPHGVGDAFLGYLGGLLGRRLSGANVVVGRAADDGRAAAEIRARAGDLADWCVTAYRPGRAVLALAEDLGVPLSGMDGTAGAAAREFLRFGGAEAFRGRIGTRLLASTVGAPLAPGRLAGTEHALATAVRTLLPVVGRVLVRQDSARGEALVVTVHDEIRDERSAVVRVPADDCDVDFLAAELWPLLSGHSGAPVLVEVHQRVLCSYVAEFWVPGAEGPPRLLSVAERRPGVAGLRLPGGHLAAPVLAGLTAHSVNIAAEAGRRGFSGILHVESGTTGGGALLVREVREGTAPGVPVDHLARALAGPGYARDRVVLTRTGIGVRDFAAAVAVLEAAEVAYDHPSRTGVAVTADATVCHGEIGWMVVGLDAGHADRLEERALEALLGTGSDARVTARCGQ; this is encoded by the coding sequence ATGCCCAAGGTCGTAGTCGCCGAACCGGAAGCCGGGCCCCCGGGTGGCCCGGACGGCGTGCTGTGCGGGTGTGCGCTGCTCGCCACGGCCCGGGACGAGGACCTGGTCCTGGTGCCGCACGGTGTCGGGGACGCCTTCCTGGGCTATCTGGGCGGCCTGCTCGGGCGCCGGCTGAGCGGGGCCAACGTCGTCGTCGGCCGCGCGGCCGACGACGGCCGGGCCGCGGCCGAAATCCGCGCTCGCGCCGGCGACCTGGCGGACTGGTGCGTGACGGCGTATCGGCCGGGGCGGGCCGTGCTCGCCCTGGCCGAGGACCTCGGCGTGCCGCTGTCCGGCATGGACGGAACCGCCGGCGCCGCGGCCCGCGAGTTCCTCCGCTTCGGGGGCGCCGAGGCGTTCCGCGGGCGGATCGGGACGCGCCTGCTGGCGAGCACGGTGGGTGCCCCGCTGGCCCCGGGCCGGCTCGCCGGCACCGAACACGCACTGGCCACGGCGGTGCGGACGCTGCTGCCGGTCGTGGGCCGTGTGCTCGTCCGGCAGGACTCGGCCCGCGGCGAGGCGCTGGTGGTGACCGTGCACGACGAGATCCGGGACGAGCGCAGCGCGGTGGTGCGGGTGCCTGCCGACGACTGCGACGTCGACTTCCTCGCCGCCGAGCTGTGGCCGCTGCTGAGCGGGCACAGCGGCGCACCGGTGCTGGTCGAGGTGCACCAGCGCGTCCTGTGCTCGTACGTCGCGGAATTCTGGGTGCCCGGCGCCGAAGGCCCGCCGCGCCTGCTCTCCGTCGCGGAACGGCGCCCCGGCGTCGCGGGCCTGCGGCTCCCCGGCGGGCACCTCGCCGCGCCGGTGCTCGCCGGGCTGACCGCGCACAGCGTGAACATCGCCGCCGAGGCGGGCCGCCGGGGGTTCTCCGGCATCCTGCACGTCGAGTCGGGAACGACCGGCGGCGGCGCGTTGCTCGTCCGCGAAGTGCGCGAAGGCACCGCTCCCGGCGTCCCGGTCGACCACCTCGCCCGGGCGCTGGCGGGGCCGGGGTACGCCCGTGACCGCGTGGTGCTGACCCGCACCGGGATCGGGGTCCGCGACTTCGCCGCGGCCGTCGCCGTCCTCGAAGCCGCCGAGGTGGCCTACGACCACCCGTCCCGCACCGGCGTGGCCGTCACGGCCGATGCCACGGTGTGTCACGGCGAAATCGGCTGGATGGTCGTCGGCCTCGACGCCGGGCACGCCGACCGGCTCGAAGAACGCGCGCTCGAGGCACTGCTCGGGACGGGGAGTGACGCCCGTGTGACGGCTCGCTGCGGACAGTGA
- a CDS encoding winged helix DNA-binding domain-containing protein, translating into MTVLSTRALNRATLARQLLLDRADLDVHDAVAHLCGLQAQEPQEPFTGLWSRLRGFDPAALSDLLTGRRVVRTHLMRRTVHLLTADDVLAWRARFDTMLRQRVLGTYRRELDGVDLDALAAAGRAVLTDGEPRSMGEVARAVAGRWPEPGPRALGEMLIAALIPSVQLPPRGLWRTKAGVRNLPLAAWLGRDAGPLDPDDRPLVRRYLAAFGPAASADLRAWCGLTGLPAAVKALRDELAVFRDERGRELLDLPDAPRPDPDTSVPVRFLPAFDNAILGYDDRSRIIDDTHRGLSVAGERVVLVDGRVSATWTVDAGTVAVTPLRRLSRTERAGVAEEGQALASFLSDGESDQLRIDG; encoded by the coding sequence GTGACCGTCCTGAGCACGCGGGCGCTGAACCGCGCGACGCTCGCCCGGCAGCTCCTGCTCGACCGCGCCGATCTGGACGTGCACGACGCCGTCGCCCACCTGTGCGGTCTGCAGGCGCAGGAACCGCAGGAACCCTTCACCGGACTGTGGTCGCGGTTGCGCGGGTTCGACCCGGCGGCGTTGTCGGACCTGCTGACCGGGCGGCGCGTGGTGCGGACCCACCTCATGCGCCGGACCGTCCACCTGCTCACCGCGGACGACGTCCTGGCGTGGCGGGCGCGCTTCGACACCATGCTGCGCCAGCGGGTCCTCGGCACCTACCGCCGTGAGCTCGACGGAGTGGATCTCGACGCGCTCGCGGCGGCGGGCCGGGCGGTGCTGACCGACGGCGAGCCGCGCTCGATGGGCGAAGTCGCGCGGGCGGTCGCCGGGCGCTGGCCCGAGCCGGGACCGCGGGCGCTCGGCGAGATGCTGATCGCCGCGCTGATCCCGTCGGTCCAGCTCCCGCCGCGCGGGCTGTGGCGCACCAAGGCGGGGGTGCGCAACCTCCCCCTCGCCGCGTGGCTGGGCCGCGACGCCGGCCCGCTCGACCCGGACGACCGGCCGCTCGTGCGGCGCTACCTGGCCGCGTTCGGTCCGGCGGCCTCGGCCGACCTCCGGGCGTGGTGCGGGCTGACCGGGCTGCCGGCGGCGGTGAAGGCACTGCGCGATGAGCTGGCAGTCTTCCGCGACGAGCGCGGCCGCGAGCTCCTCGATCTGCCGGACGCGCCGCGGCCCGATCCGGACACCTCGGTGCCGGTGCGGTTCCTGCCGGCGTTCGACAACGCGATCCTCGGCTACGACGACCGCAGCCGCATCATCGACGACACCCACCGCGGGCTCTCGGTGGCGGGCGAACGGGTCGTGCTGGTGGACGGCCGCGTCTCCGCCACCTGGACGGTGGACGCCGGAACCGTGGCCGTCACACCGTTGCGACGCCTGTCGCGGACCGAACGGGCCGGTGTCGCCGAGGAGGGACAGGCGCTGGCGTCGTTCCTCTCCGACGGCGAAAGCGATCAGCTGCGAATCGACGGCTAA
- a CDS encoding SDR family oxidoreductase, with amino-acid sequence MNEQTIALVTGANKGIGYEIAAGLGARGWSVGIGARDEQRREEAVAKLRAAGVDAFGVPLDVTDDASVAAAAALIGERAGRLDVLVNNAGIAGAWPEEPSTVTPESMRAVVETNVIGVVRVINAMLPLLRRSEHPRIVNQSSHVASLTLQTTPDVDLGGVSGSYSPSKTFLNAVTIQYAKELSGTAIKINTACPGYVATDLNGFHGTSTPAEGAEIAIRLATLPDDGPTGGLFDTAGTVPW; translated from the coding sequence ATGAACGAACAGACGATCGCGCTGGTCACCGGCGCGAACAAGGGAATCGGGTACGAGATCGCGGCCGGGCTCGGCGCGCGGGGCTGGAGCGTCGGAATCGGCGCCCGGGACGAACAGCGCCGCGAGGAGGCCGTGGCCAAGCTGCGCGCGGCCGGCGTCGACGCGTTCGGGGTGCCGCTGGACGTGACCGACGACGCGAGCGTCGCGGCGGCCGCCGCCCTGATCGGGGAACGCGCCGGACGGCTCGACGTACTGGTCAACAACGCCGGTATCGCCGGAGCCTGGCCCGAAGAGCCTTCGACGGTCACGCCGGAGAGCATGCGGGCCGTGGTGGAGACCAATGTGATCGGCGTCGTCCGGGTCATCAACGCCATGCTGCCGCTGCTGCGCCGCTCCGAGCACCCGCGCATCGTCAACCAGTCCAGCCACGTCGCGTCCCTGACCTTGCAGACCACGCCGGACGTCGACCTCGGCGGGGTCAGCGGGTCGTACTCGCCGTCGAAGACGTTCCTCAACGCGGTCACCATCCAGTACGCCAAGGAGCTGAGCGGCACCGCCATCAAGATCAACACCGCCTGCCCCGGCTACGTCGCGACCGACCTCAACGGCTTCCACGGAACCAGCACGCCCGCGGAAGGCGCCGAGATCGCCATCCGGCTCGCCACCCTGCCGGACGACGGCCCGACCGGCGGGCTGTTCGACACCGCCGGGACCGTGCCCTGGTAA
- a CDS encoding TetR/AcrR family transcriptional regulator, whose product MTMSLSAELWPDVQPETARRLMLAGVEAFAQRGYHATTTRDIAGAAGMSPAALYVHFPSKAALLFAISRYGHEQTLALVENVVAKEADPVERIRLIVEDFVAWHARRHTVARVVQYELQALPEEEFEVVAQLRRRIERIVREVIAEGAASGVFAVSDPHISARAVLSLGVDVARWYSDRARQTPTALGKEYGGLVLRMLGVTPETPVTD is encoded by the coding sequence ATGACGATGTCGCTGTCGGCCGAACTGTGGCCGGACGTGCAGCCGGAAACCGCGCGCCGGCTGATGCTGGCCGGGGTGGAGGCTTTCGCCCAGCGCGGCTACCACGCCACCACCACGCGGGACATCGCCGGCGCCGCGGGGATGTCCCCGGCCGCGCTCTACGTGCACTTCCCCTCCAAAGCCGCGCTGCTGTTCGCGATCAGCCGGTACGGCCACGAGCAGACCCTCGCGCTGGTCGAGAACGTCGTCGCGAAGGAAGCCGATCCCGTCGAGCGGATCCGGCTGATCGTCGAGGACTTCGTGGCCTGGCACGCGCGGCGCCACACCGTGGCGCGCGTCGTCCAGTACGAGCTGCAGGCGCTGCCCGAAGAGGAGTTCGAGGTGGTCGCGCAGCTGCGACGCCGGATCGAGCGGATCGTGCGCGAAGTGATCGCCGAGGGGGCAGCGAGCGGCGTGTTCGCGGTGTCCGACCCGCACATCTCGGCCCGGGCCGTGCTCTCGCTCGGCGTCGACGTCGCCCGCTGGTACAGCGACCGCGCGCGGCAGACGCCGACGGCGCTGGGCAAGGAGTACGGCGGGCTGGTGCTGCGCATGCTCGGCGTCACGCCTGAGACACCCGTCACAGACTAA
- a CDS encoding DNA glycosylase AlkZ-like family protein, whose translation MSETSRLRRLRATAVHATLGAAGPLADVVAALEFVQYDPIRSPARAQDLILRQRVRGYREGDLDRAYPEFGLEEGYLHVYGAMTRRLAALADPRAHPGFPYRPSGVAAEVLALVGEHGVVHPREVATRLGDARVENLWGGTSTASTQALDELHRHWLVRVAGRRNGVKLYGPAEPPTVPAGRDECAHRLVLHLARLLMPVPLSSLRSVLVQLRRRGGIDASKAVDALLESGELVREPAAGLDWLRPAGADVPDGAATGRVRFLAPFDPVVWDRRRFEALWGWPYRFEAYTPAAKRVFGYYALPLLAGHQVVGWVCSTASDDGLVLEGRFAGRPLTGKAFRAGFDREAEQLAATLGRRLRSATLTP comes from the coding sequence GAGACCAGCCGGCTCCGGCGCCTCCGCGCGACGGCGGTGCACGCGACCCTCGGCGCCGCGGGCCCGCTCGCGGACGTCGTCGCGGCCCTCGAGTTCGTGCAGTACGACCCGATCCGCAGCCCGGCCCGGGCCCAGGACCTGATCCTGCGCCAGCGGGTCCGCGGCTACCGCGAAGGCGACCTCGACCGGGCCTACCCGGAGTTCGGCCTGGAGGAGGGGTACCTGCACGTCTACGGCGCGATGACGCGGCGGCTGGCCGCGCTGGCCGACCCCCGCGCCCACCCGGGCTTCCCGTACCGGCCGTCGGGCGTGGCGGCCGAGGTCCTCGCGCTCGTCGGCGAACACGGCGTCGTCCATCCGCGGGAGGTCGCCACGCGCCTGGGCGACGCGCGGGTGGAGAACCTCTGGGGCGGCACGTCCACCGCGAGCACGCAGGCGCTCGACGAGCTGCACCGGCACTGGCTCGTCCGGGTCGCCGGGCGCCGCAACGGCGTGAAGCTCTACGGCCCGGCGGAACCGCCGACCGTCCCGGCCGGCCGGGACGAGTGCGCACACCGGCTGGTGCTGCACCTGGCCCGGCTGCTGATGCCGGTTCCCTTGTCCAGCTTGCGAAGCGTGCTCGTTCAGCTTCGCCGCCGAGGCGGCATCGACGCGTCGAAGGCGGTCGACGCCCTGCTGGAGTCAGGCGAGCTCGTCCGCGAACCGGCGGCCGGCCTGGACTGGCTCCGCCCCGCCGGCGCCGACGTCCCCGACGGCGCGGCGACGGGCCGCGTCCGGTTCCTCGCCCCGTTCGACCCGGTCGTCTGGGACCGCCGCCGGTTCGAGGCCCTGTGGGGCTGGCCGTACCGGTTCGAGGCGTACACCCCGGCCGCGAAACGGGTGTTCGGGTACTACGCCCTGCCGTTGCTGGCCGGGCACCAGGTCGTGGGCTGGGTGTGCAGCACCGCTTCGGACGACGGCCTGGTCCTGGAGGGCCGGTTCGCCGGCCGCCCGCTGACGGGCAAGGCGTTCCGCGCGGGCTTCGACCGCGAAGCGGAACAGCTGGCGGCCACCCTCGGCCGCCGCCTGCGTTCCGCCACACTCACCCCCTGA